Part of the Campylobacter concisus genome, CAAAAAGAGCAAAGACTTTATGGATAGCTTTTTAAAATTTAGCATGCCACCTTTAAATTTAGTAAAAGAGCTAAATGAAAACCCAGCTGGAAAATATCTAGTGGATATGCTTGGTATAAAAAGAGACGTTGATATAAAGGCGTAAGGGGGAGCTTAAAATGATAACTAGCATAAACGGACTTAGCAATACACCGATACAAGATAACACTATCCAAAAAGAAAATGCAAAAATGTCAAAGGAGCAAGAAAAGGCTTTAATTGATTCATATATGCAAAATTTAATAATTGATAATGTTGAAAAATACATCAAAGAAGACAGAAGTAGTGAAAACTGGATAACAGAAACCATAGAGAAGATAGACAATATGCTTTCAAAAAAGTATAGCTATACCATTGATGAAAGGCGAGCTTTATTATCAAAATATCCAGAGACCTTAGAGGAATTTGAGATCAATGTATTACAATCTCACATGGATTGGCTACTTACCAACTCTGTTGATGGCAAGCCAACAATAATTGGCTTTATGATTGGTCTTGGTACAGCAGAAGAGGAAGCAGAACTAGAAGCTTTTGTAAAATCATTTCCGGAAGGCACTATGATGAGCAATGATGGTGCTGCTTTGTTTGCTAGAGCAGATCTAAGTATAGAAGAGTTTAAGAAGCTTTATAGAGAAGATGTAGAAAAAACTACAAAAGAGCATAAAGAATTTCTGGCTAAACTACACAAAGAAGAACAAGAATACAATGCAAATTTAGCCAAAGAGCAGGCTGAGAAGAAATTTAAACCTATGCAGGTTAAGAAGAAGTATGAGACCTATGATATAAACAAGGATCAAAAATTTCTCTATGCAAGAGAGCTTTTAAATTTCAAAGAAAAAAGAGGCATAGATGTCTTAGAGCTTATGCAAAAGATAGACAAGAAGCAAATTTTAAATAAGATGGTTTGATCGGTTAAAGATAGCATCTTATTTATTATAGAAAACAATGATTGCTTTAAATTTAGTTCTTTTATGCGGTTTTATCCACTTTTGTATTTGCGACTTTTTCTAAAATTTCAAATATGCTTTCGCCATTATCAAATTCAGTTTTTATAAATTTGTAAAATGCTTTAAATTTCTCATCAGCTTGCATATCATAAGTTTTAAATTTTTTAGTTACTTGCATAGGCTTAAAGGTTTCTTGTTTTTGTGTATCAGTTTGATTATCTTGTTCTTCATGATCGCTTTTTTGATCCATTAGTCTATCATCACCAATCTCTTGTGGCATACTACTATTTATAACTTTAGAATACCTCTCAATAAATTCATCTACACTTATATTAGACGACTCGAGAAGCTCACGACCCTCATTACTAAAAGACAAACCAAATCTTGCTAAAGTTTGACGTATCTTTTGTCCTTCTAAATCATTATCTGATGTTTTGCCCCAAATGGTTTTTTTGTTATCATTGTAGAATTTAAAAGGTCCAGTAAAGTTTGTGCTATTGCCCATCACTTTCTTATAATTAACTCTACTTCCTTCAAATAGTGAATCGTTATTTAGATTTGGCGAATAGGTTATATTATTAAGCATTGTTAAGGTCTCACTTTGTTTAGATATTCCAGCATCTCTTTCATAGGTTTTAATGGTATTAATTTGCATTAGAGCATATTACCACCTATCCAGCAGTGCTGTTTTATACACTAACACACATTCAGCTAAAGAATATGAATTCAACCTACTTAGGTTTAATGCTTTTATGGGCTAGAGTATAATCAATAACTAAATCGACCTTTCAACAATTTAGTTTATATATGACTTCTCTCTACACAAAAGTCTTGCTAACAGAGCCTATCCTCTCGCTCCAAGAATTTGCTAGAGAATTTATATCCTCGCTAGTTGGCTTAAATTTCTCATATTCGTTTGAGGCAACACTTTCTGCGCTAATGTTCTTTGATCTTGCATACATCAAAAGCGTTAGCTCTTTAAGTCTTTCTTTTATGAGCGCTTTTATGCTCTCGTTGTCCTTGCCCACCTTTTCAAAATCCACAAAATACTCTTTATGCTCTCCAGTGCTTGAGATATCATTTAAGGCAGCACTGCTAAGCTTAGTCTTTGCACTATCACTTGGTAGCGGTCTAGAGCTGCGCAAAAATCCCATAAAAAGAGCCTCTTTGCTGTAACCTTCATCTGCTTGATATACCGACATATCAGGGTTGAAGCTAAACTCATCGCCTGCTTCGCTCATCGTAAAATCAACCTCTTTTACTATGAGCCTAACGCCTGCACTTGAAAGTTCTTTGCTAAGAGATTTAGTGCTATTTAGCTCATCAGTGCTAGAGTAGATGTTTGAGATAGTAGAGTTTGATAGATCTTTTAGTAGGTGTCCTTTGGCATCATAGCGAGTGCCTTTTGTGCTGTAGCCTTTTGGTAGTTTGCCTATATCTGCAAGGGTGTAGCTCTTTTTATCATCGCCTAAAGCAGAGGTCATTTGATCAAATAGTCTGTAGTAGTGCTTTATGGTGTCAGCCATATCGATGTTATCAAAGATCTTTATCTGCTCGTCTTTGCTTTTGATGCGGTTTAGCACATGGTTGCGCTCGGCAAATCTACTAAACTCATCAAGTGTGCTTTTATGGATTTTAAAGTCCTTTGGCAAGCCTGCGGCTTTGTTAAAATCAGCTCCCATAAAACCTGCTTTATCCACTGTGTAGCCATAAGCTTGAAGGTCATTAAAATTTAAAGAGACGAGACTGTTTTGAGAGGGAATAGTATAAGTAAA contains:
- a CDS encoding cell surface protein, producing the protein MITSINGLSNTPIQDNTIQKENAKMSKEQEKALIDSYMQNLIIDNVEKYIKEDRSSENWITETIEKIDNMLSKKYSYTIDERRALLSKYPETLEEFEINVLQSHMDWLLTNSVDGKPTIIGFMIGLGTAEEEAELEAFVKSFPEGTMMSNDGAALFARADLSIEEFKKLYREDVEKTTKEHKEFLAKLHKEEQEYNANLAKEQAEKKFKPMQVKKKYETYDINKDQKFLYARELLNFKEKRGIDVLELMQKIDKKQILNKMV
- a CDS encoding Cj0814 family flagellar-dependent secreted protein; translation: MFSLILLLQEPAKFTYTIPSQNSLVSLNFNDLQAYGYTVDKAGFMGADFNKAAGLPKDFKIHKSTLDEFSRFAERNHVLNRIKSKDEQIKIFDNIDMADTIKHYYRLFDQMTSALGDDKKSYTLADIGKLPKGYSTKGTRYDAKGHLLKDLSNSTISNIYSSTDELNSTKSLSKELSSAGVRLIVKEVDFTMSEAGDEFSFNPDMSVYQADEGYSKEALFMGFLRSSRPLPSDSAKTKLSSAALNDISSTGEHKEYFVDFEKVGKDNESIKALIKERLKELTLLMYARSKNISAESVASNEYEKFKPTSEDINSLANSWSERIGSVSKTFV